In Terriglobia bacterium, one genomic interval encodes:
- a CDS encoding Hsp20/alpha crystallin family protein, translating into MAITRWDPFHELNLITSRMNRLFQDAYSPGSTEENLTTTTFVPPVDIYEDEHSITLKVEVPGIDQKDIDVRLENSTLTVRGERKFEKEEKEENFHRVERRYGSFYRAFTLPNTVDPDSVTADYDSGVLRIKLAKKAEAKPKQIKIGVGQKTLEGKSKAA; encoded by the coding sequence ATGGCTATTACTCGTTGGGACCCCTTCCACGAACTGAACCTGATTACCAGCCGCATGAACCGCCTGTTTCAGGACGCCTACAGCCCTGGCAGCACGGAAGAGAACCTGACCACAACCACCTTTGTTCCCCCGGTGGATATTTATGAGGACGAGCACAGCATCACCCTCAAGGTCGAAGTCCCGGGCATCGATCAAAAGGACATCGACGTCCGCCTGGAGAACAGCACCCTGACCGTGCGCGGCGAGCGCAAGTTCGAAAAGGAAGAGAAAGAGGAGAACTTCCACCGCGTCGAGCGCCGTTATGGTAGCTTCTATCGCGCCTTTACCCTGCCCAATACGGTGGATCCGGACAGCGTCACCGCCGATTACGACAGCGGCGTGCTCAGAATCAAGCTGGCCAAGAAAGCCGAAGCCAAGCCCAAGCAGATCAAAATCGGTGTCGGCCAGAAGACGCTGGAAGGCAAGAGCAAGGCGGCCTAA
- the clpB gene encoding ATP-dependent chaperone ClpB produces the protein MPIRWDKLTVKAQEAVQRASETASQRGNPELLPMHLLVVLLEDREGIVAPVLEKIGVGPQALLAQANQILERLPRVSGAAAQPALSPAGQRLLDQAFKEADNFKDEYVSTEHLLLAMTDQRGDPAQELLARHGATHDAVLKALTAVRGNQRVTDQNPEAKYQALERYAKDLTDLARRGKLDPVIGRDEEIRRLVQVLSRRTKNNPVLIGEPGVGKTAIVEGLAQRIISGDVPEVLKNKRVVGLDLGAMLAGAKYRGEFEDRLKAVLKEIEESEGKIVFFIDELHTLVGAGAAEGAIDASNMLKPALARGELRAIGATTLNEFRKYIEKDPALERRFQPVFVGEPNVEDTIAILRGLKDRYEVHHGVRIKDSAIVAAATLSHRYISDRFLPDKAIDLIDEAAASLRIQIDSMPTEIDQLERRATQLEIERQALMKESDPNSRERLTAVEKELANLREESNRLKAVWQQEKGSINRIRELKEKLEKLKLDEQAAIRKGDYTRASQLQYGELPQLQAELDRLNAQADGKATRMLKEEVDEEDIARIVSKWTGIPVSKMLEGEVKKLVDMENRLRQRVVGQDQALEKVASAIRRSRAGLSDPRRPIGSFIFLGPTGVGKTELARALAEFLFDDEHNMVRIDMSEYMEKHAVARLIGAPPGYVGYEEGGQLTEAVRRRPYAVVLFDEIEKAHPDVFNVLLQIMDDGRLTDGKGRAVDFKNTIIIMTSNLGAAYLTPENLATPAAFERARQQVMQVVQASFKPEFLNRVDDIIVFNPLGKEQLTRIVELQLENLRRLLAERKISIELTDAAKELVFREGYDVQYGARPLKRAIQRMIQDPLALKILDGEVLHGDHVIADADLPHRQMAFKVSPRVGEPTPAKK, from the coding sequence ATGCCAATCCGTTGGGACAAGTTAACCGTCAAGGCGCAGGAAGCTGTCCAGCGTGCCAGCGAAACCGCTTCCCAGCGCGGCAACCCCGAACTGCTGCCCATGCACCTGCTGGTCGTCCTGCTGGAAGACCGAGAGGGCATCGTCGCCCCCGTGCTGGAGAAGATCGGTGTCGGCCCGCAGGCTCTGCTGGCACAGGCGAACCAAATCCTGGAACGATTGCCGCGCGTATCCGGCGCCGCCGCCCAACCCGCCCTGTCGCCTGCCGGGCAGCGCCTGCTCGACCAGGCATTTAAGGAAGCCGACAACTTCAAGGACGAGTATGTCTCCACCGAACACCTGCTGCTGGCCATGACCGACCAGCGTGGCGACCCGGCGCAGGAACTGCTCGCGCGCCACGGCGCCACCCACGATGCCGTGCTCAAAGCGCTCACCGCCGTGCGCGGCAATCAGCGCGTCACCGACCAGAATCCTGAAGCCAAGTACCAGGCGCTGGAGCGCTACGCCAAGGACCTCACCGATCTTGCCCGCCGCGGCAAGCTCGATCCCGTTATTGGCCGCGACGAAGAAATCCGCCGCCTCGTGCAGGTGCTCTCCCGCCGCACGAAAAACAATCCTGTATTGATCGGCGAGCCCGGCGTCGGCAAGACCGCCATCGTCGAAGGCCTGGCCCAGCGCATTATCTCCGGGGACGTCCCGGAAGTCCTGAAGAACAAGCGCGTCGTCGGGCTCGACCTCGGCGCCATGCTGGCCGGCGCCAAGTACCGCGGCGAGTTCGAGGACCGTCTCAAGGCCGTGCTCAAGGAGATCGAGGAATCGGAAGGGAAGATCGTCTTCTTCATCGACGAGCTGCACACGCTGGTGGGCGCCGGCGCCGCCGAAGGCGCCATTGACGCCAGCAACATGCTCAAACCCGCGCTGGCCCGCGGCGAGCTGCGCGCTATTGGCGCCACCACGCTCAACGAATTTCGCAAGTACATCGAAAAGGACCCCGCCCTGGAGCGCCGGTTCCAGCCAGTCTTCGTCGGCGAACCCAACGTCGAGGACACCATCGCCATTCTGCGCGGCCTCAAGGATCGCTACGAGGTCCATCACGGCGTACGCATCAAGGATTCGGCGATTGTGGCCGCAGCCACGCTCTCGCACCGCTACATCAGCGATCGTTTCCTGCCCGACAAGGCCATTGACCTGATTGACGAGGCCGCCGCCTCGCTCCGCATCCAGATTGATTCCATGCCCACGGAAATCGACCAGCTCGAGCGCCGCGCCACCCAGTTGGAAATCGAGCGCCAGGCGCTGATGAAGGAGAGCGATCCCAACTCCCGCGAGCGTCTCACCGCCGTGGAGAAGGAGTTAGCCAACCTGCGCGAAGAGTCCAACCGCCTGAAGGCCGTCTGGCAGCAGGAGAAGGGTTCCATCAACCGCATTCGCGAGTTGAAGGAAAAGCTCGAGAAGCTGAAGCTCGATGAGCAAGCCGCCATCCGCAAGGGCGACTACACTCGCGCCTCGCAGCTCCAGTACGGCGAGTTGCCGCAACTCCAGGCCGAACTCGACCGGCTCAACGCGCAGGCCGACGGCAAGGCCACCCGCATGCTCAAGGAGGAAGTGGACGAGGAGGATATCGCCCGCATCGTCAGCAAGTGGACCGGCATTCCCGTCAGCAAGATGCTGGAAGGCGAGGTCAAGAAGCTGGTGGACATGGAGAACCGCCTGCGCCAGCGTGTCGTTGGCCAGGACCAGGCGCTGGAGAAAGTCGCCAGCGCCATCCGGCGTTCGCGCGCCGGGCTCAGCGACCCACGCCGTCCCATTGGCTCGTTCATCTTTCTCGGCCCCACCGGCGTCGGCAAGACCGAGCTCGCCCGCGCCCTCGCCGAGTTTCTCTTCGACGACGAGCACAACATGGTGCGCATCGATATGTCCGAGTACATGGAGAAGCACGCCGTCGCCCGCCTCATCGGCGCGCCTCCCGGCTACGTCGGCTACGAGGAAGGCGGCCAGCTCACCGAAGCCGTGCGCCGCCGCCCCTACGCGGTCGTGCTCTTCGACGAAATCGAAAAAGCGCATCCCGACGTCTTCAACGTGCTGTTGCAGATCATGGACGATGGCCGCCTCACCGACGGCAAGGGCCGCGCCGTGGATTTCAAGAACACCATCATCATCATGACCTCCAACCTCGGCGCCGCGTACCTGACGCCGGAAAACCTGGCCACGCCCGCGGCCTTTGAGCGCGCGCGTCAGCAGGTGATGCAGGTGGTGCAGGCCAGCTTCAAGCCCGAGTTCCTCAACCGAGTGGACGACATCATCGTCTTCAACCCGCTGGGCAAGGAGCAGTTGACGCGCATCGTCGAGCTGCAACTGGAAAATCTGCGCCGCCTGCTGGCCGAGCGCAAGATTTCCATCGAACTGACGGATGCGGCGAAAGAGCTGGTGTTCAGAGAGGGTTACGACGTGCAGTACGGCGCGCGTCCGCTCAAGCGCGCCATCCAGCGCATGATCCAGGACCCGCTGGCGCTCAAGATCCTCGATGGCGAGGTACTGCACGGTGACCACGTCATCGCGGACGCCGATCTGCCACATCGCCAGATGGCCTTCAAGGTCTCGCCCCGCGTCGGCGAGCCCACGCCTGCGAAGAAATAG
- a CDS encoding DinB family protein → MLDYLREMFLYDDWANRETLRSLQEMEHPPERARKVMAHIVAAELLWMGRLQQQTRKTAVWPEFGLDDCERQLAQLRRAWEEYLSGLKDADLDSEIAYTNSKGEAYSNAIRDVLMHVLMHGVYHRGQVAAAVRDRAGEPAYTDFIEAVRKGKLSVVISEL, encoded by the coding sequence ATGCTGGACTACCTACGCGAGATGTTTCTCTATGACGACTGGGCCAACCGGGAGACGCTACGCTCGCTGCAGGAGATGGAGCATCCTCCGGAGCGGGCGCGCAAAGTGATGGCGCACATCGTGGCGGCGGAGCTGCTGTGGATGGGGCGGTTGCAACAGCAAACGCGGAAGACGGCGGTGTGGCCGGAGTTTGGGCTGGATGATTGCGAGCGGCAACTGGCCCAGTTGCGGAGAGCGTGGGAGGAGTACCTGTCAGGGCTCAAGGACGCCGACCTGGACAGCGAGATCGCCTACACGAATTCCAAAGGCGAGGCGTACAGCAACGCGATCCGCGATGTGCTGATGCACGTGCTCATGCATGGGGTGTATCACCGCGGGCAGGTGGCAGCGGCGGTGCGCGATCGGGCGGGCGAGCCGGCGTACACGGATTTCATCGAGGCGGTGCGGAAAGGCAAGTTGTCAGTGGTGATTTCGGAGTTGTGA
- a CDS encoding DUF4382 domain-containing protein — protein sequence MHRRLVVLLTAVVLGILALFIACGSGGGSSSFRTVSTATVTTTLSDPATCSSSASGPYSNVWVTITDVLINASASAADNDPNWIDLTPTLKNAPQQVDLLAAANNQCFLATLGSSIALQPGTYQQIRIILADNTTANVNLLGASNKCGSGGVNCVILALPNPNTPQILQLSSESKTGLKIPSGQIAGGAFTLADGQTKDLNIDFDTCASLVVQGNGQFRLKPVLHAGEVALTSPSINGKLVDRITNLPIVGGKAIVALEQKDSNGVDRVIMQVTPDNTGAFNFCPVPGGAYDVVAVAVSGANLSYAATITAGVQPGNALGNIPMDAVTGANTAPGSITGQVTTVNATSNGATVDVLLSALQTVSSTIFTIPAGTQAATLSVATDKPSTCAADPCPPYTFTYTMTPVPPVSPTVGAFSATSPTIYTAGSGTPPATYVVEAQTFVPMSGGTGDCNPSKQTTAAVSVNPGTPAATATTLAFTGCQ from the coding sequence ATGCATCGCCGCTTAGTCGTTCTGCTTACGGCTGTCGTCTTGGGCATACTCGCCTTGTTCATCGCCTGCGGTAGCGGCGGCGGTTCGAGCAGCTTCAGAACCGTCAGCACGGCGACTGTCACCACCACGCTCAGCGATCCCGCGACCTGTTCCTCATCCGCTTCCGGCCCCTACAGCAATGTCTGGGTGACGATCACCGACGTGCTGATCAACGCCAGCGCCAGCGCCGCCGACAATGATCCCAACTGGATCGATCTTACCCCCACTCTGAAAAATGCCCCGCAACAGGTGGACTTGCTCGCCGCCGCGAACAACCAGTGTTTCCTGGCCACGCTCGGCTCTAGCATCGCGCTGCAGCCCGGTACTTACCAGCAGATTCGCATCATTCTCGCCGACAATACGACCGCCAATGTCAATCTTCTCGGCGCCTCCAACAAGTGCGGTTCGGGGGGCGTCAACTGCGTCATCCTTGCGCTTCCGAATCCGAACACGCCCCAGATCCTGCAACTCTCCAGCGAATCCAAGACCGGCCTCAAGATTCCTTCCGGTCAGATCGCCGGCGGCGCCTTCACCCTCGCTGACGGACAGACCAAGGATCTCAACATTGACTTCGACACCTGCGCCTCCCTCGTGGTGCAGGGCAACGGGCAGTTCCGTCTGAAGCCGGTTCTGCACGCCGGAGAAGTTGCGCTTACCTCGCCCTCCATCAACGGTAAGCTGGTGGACAGGATCACCAACCTGCCCATCGTGGGCGGCAAGGCTATTGTTGCCCTCGAGCAGAAGGACTCCAACGGCGTGGATCGCGTCATCATGCAGGTTACGCCCGACAACACCGGCGCCTTCAACTTCTGCCCGGTTCCGGGCGGCGCCTATGACGTCGTCGCCGTGGCGGTAAGTGGCGCCAACCTGTCCTACGCCGCGACCATTACCGCCGGCGTGCAGCCCGGAAACGCGCTCGGCAATATCCCCATGGACGCCGTCACCGGCGCCAACACCGCTCCCGGCTCGATCACCGGGCAGGTGACCACCGTCAACGCCACCAGCAACGGCGCCACGGTCGACGTCCTGCTCTCCGCCTTGCAAACTGTTAGCTCCACAATCTTCACGATTCCGGCCGGCACGCAGGCGGCAACCCTGAGCGTCGCCACCGACAAACCGTCCACCTGCGCGGCCGATCCCTGCCCGCCGTACACGTTTACTTACACGATGACGCCGGTACCGCCGGTGAGCCCGACCGTCGGCGCGTTCTCCGCCACTTCACCTACCATCTATACCGCGGGCAGCGGCACTCCCCCTGCTACCTATGTTGTCGAAGCACAAACGTTTGTGCCTATGTCGGGCGGCACGGGGGATTGCAACCCGTCGAAGCAGACGACTGCGGCCGTGTCGGTCAATCCGGGCACTCCGGCTGCCACCGCGACCACGCTGGCCTTTACCGGATGTCAGTAG